The window cttgtacaaggcttctctgccttcggtagttaccataaaggagtgttttcatagtggatgagtgagtgagggtcggatccttggattagtcacctcttcttgaggtggataccaagtaaatcctagtattagcattgcttaagtattttccgctgcatatcatcatcaaagaagcaagcaacgagcgtgcgacgagctattcacctcctcccccctctagcaccaAATGACCCTAACACGGTCAGGTTAGTGTGAAACACAGTTGTGCCAAGGGGCAAGGTCATGTTTTGTTGATTTTCCTTCAAAGTTGCTCCAATATGTGTTTTTGATCTGTTTTGCTCCAAAATGCATCCTGACAATGAAAACAAGCcaaaagcatatctccaaaaCGAGTAATCATGCTAATAAAATGATAAAATGGAGTGCAATAACATATATATAATCAAGAAATAcaagtgaatgtgcatcaaacaATACATAAAAACGTATATAATTTATGTACGGCAACTTTCATTTCAAGGCGGTTGTCTAGAAAATCTGATTAAAGGGATACCCACTGTTACTAAGGGCCCCTTTTCATACAATCCAAAGCACCTCCTTTACATGGTGATCAACCCTTTACATTTAGATGCATTTAACATACACACATTTTGTCAAACATGAATAAGGCATAACATAATAGAACAAATCACAAACATATCATTGAATAAGAAAAATGTGCAAATAGATACTTCATACGTCAACATCACATCCTAATTACTCTCTACATCCTAGATTTGGAGAATCTATTCCATAACATAGGAAATACAATCGAGAGACAAAAAAAAATAGCATTCTACAATCCAAACCACAAGATAAAGAAGAGAGAAAGGCTTATCAATGCGATGTCGATTTTCTCAGATGAAGTCCTAGCTCAGATGGTGGACAGATTGTCGATGACTACTCTTGGATGTGGTTCTAGGGTTCCCCTAATGGGAGAACCCTTCCATAAGGAAAGGGACTAAGCCCCAAACCCAAGATGTCTCCAAAAAGGGGAGAAAGTCCCCTTTTATAGGTGGGGGGCACGACCCCTTCCTTTTACACCACACGATCATGCCTCAGGCACAGCCATGGCGTTTAAACCGCAACCAAGAGTGGCACAATCGTGCCTTGAGGCACGGCTTGGCCATGTTGTCTTCTGAAAATTGAGGCACAACCATGTCTTTATGCTGGAGAAGATGGCGTGGTCATGCCTCATCGTGGGCAACTCCGAGAAGTgagacacggtcgtgcctcagGGCACAGCCGTGTTGTGTGTCTTCCTAAAAAAATCTAGTGACTTGTTCTAGGAGACATGGCAGTGTCTCAATGAGACACGACCATGTCAAATTCACACGGCCTGGACATGACACCTTTGTTGTTTTTGCCTCCAAAGTGTGTTTTTGCTTCAATTTAGCTCCAAATCGTGTCCTGTCAAAGAAAGCAAGTCAAAAGCAAATCTTTGAACAAAACGAATAATCATGCggataaaatgataaaatagagtgtgatatcataaatcataatcaAGAAATGCAAGTAAATGTGCATTAAAcaatacataaaaatatatataatctgcgCACATAAGTTATATATAGGTTCTCTTAAGGTTTAAAGTTTATTCATTATTAGATGAAGAGTCAAACAAATTAAAATTGGTTAGATCAAAGTTTAATGGTAGGTCCAACCTTAGGAAAGTCAACTAAATGAAGTTAATTCTATAAAAAATTCCAATTTATTGGACCCAATTTTTAGCTTTATGTTCAAGTCCCCAATAGTtggaaaatggttagatcaatttAAGATATTTGTTTTGTCTACCTAAGCATTTGTTTGTAAATTGTGATGATTCAagatttatttaaaatgtttttttggGGAGATCTTTTAACACTAAATTTATAAGAAAACATATCTAATATTTCTTCAAAAGGAACACCAAAAGATTTTAAAAGCTAAAACAAGATCTCTACTTGATCTTGAAAGCCCCTTAAGTAATACTTCTCCCCTAGGACTAGAGCTTTTTTAGTTTTGAATGAGTATTTGAGATTTTGATTGCTTTTGGAGGACTTCTGAAGGCATTTTTGGATTGCCTTAATTGCTCACATGGTCTCTAACAACAAAAACTCATCTAGAACACCCTTGCTAGAACACATCAAATATAATCCTGGTGGTGATTCTTGGACAGCAAATATCTACTTCAAGGGTTAAAAGCAAATTCAGATGAAaggtattttttttatcaaaagtaTTCAAAAGCATATCATTCACATTGGTCAAACCTACCCCCCAACTATCTCATTCAAAGAGCTATAATATACTTTACAAAGCTGCACACTCTGTATAGCTAGTTGCACTTGAGTTAGATCAATGATACAAAAACTGCATCTTGAATATAAATAAATAGTTTGTTGAAACACAGAAAGCTAGAAACCAAAATACatctttataaaataaaaaccaaactcCCTCAAATAAAATGATTGTTCTGGTGCAGCTTCAAAAGCTTTGATCAAAAAGATATGATTGAATCGCCTTGTTGTTAATCATCCAAGATGTGACAAACGATTCTTAGATTACATGGCTTCTAATGTAACAGAGGTTGGAGATTTTGCAGTAAAATTGAgctttgcttgcttctttccctTAAGGGAAGctgcaaaaaaataaaataaaataatattaaaaaacatATTCTTGAGCTGCCTTATAATTTAGCAGGCTACGAATTATACTACATAGTTTAAATAGTGCTATACCTGTCTTCTCTTTCTTGTTAGAGGAAATGACCGAAACCTTCCATTTTTCATAAGATTCTTTCTCCATCTTTTTGTGCCTCTTGTAGCTCGACAGCTGCAGATCATAGATCCGAGTTATGCCACCAAATTATCCAGTTTAATTTTATGTCACAGCAACATTCAGTAGCCTACACAAGCTAAATTGACAGCATTCAACACAAACCAGTATTCTAGTTTGTTTGAACAAGATAagcaagaaaataaaaatatatatttgtgcTGACAATGCCCGAGAATAACAAAGTCATGAAACATGGCTGTGGCTGATATAACCTTAATTGTCAAAATTGATACAATTATCAACatttaattatcaaaatatttaagAACTGAATCCATATTGGCATTCaccatttttaataaaaatacttaAAGACTTTGTATTCAGGAATTGTCAAGATGACTCAAAACTCAATTTAAGCTCCTGCATGGATAATAATACCACATCATTAAGATTTCACAAGCATTACTCATAAAACTTGAAGCGATAAAAGTAAATCTAAGGCAAACGAACAACAATTGATACAAAAAGAGAAGAAATTAAGCTAGAACCTtaaaatagaggaaggcactAAGTTAATAATAGCTAAGCCTTCAACTCTTGATAACTCAAAATTCAAGTCTTTGAACTCAATTATTCACAAAAACAAACTAAAGCCAAAATACAACTGAAGTCAAATAAAGCAAGAATAGATATGGGAATAACTAATTCTAATTTGAGCAAGAAAAATCTATCTAGctcaaacaatattattgttGAGCAGCTCCATTAATATTGCATTGCCAATCAAGTGCATGGAAGATCCTCCTAAACAATCAatcttcatcaaatccataaagaCGTGAAAGAATAAATGCTAAACTAAAATCGTGAAAGAGTAAAAGCTTATGCTGTTTGCAGTCAGAGTATCGTGGTGCATGTGCGCAATGAGTTCATCcaaaattagtgtaaaaagatagggacttaggactaatccttgatgtaactctatctttattgaaaatgtttcagttactccgactgaagtctttactctggtcattacatccttatacatatccttaattagttcaatatatgttatgctaacacctctcttttctaaaattctccatataatttctcttagaactctatcataagctttttctaaatcaataaatatcatatgtagatcttgtttttgctctcaatattttttaattaattgtctaaaatgtatagcttctattgtcgactttCCATatatgattttctatcactatgatctccttccttaatcttttttttattattttttccttcaatatcatgttaaataattttataagtcattcaatatcttaTTTCCTTAAGCACTTTCATACTTCCATCAGAATATCATATGATCCAacaacttttccattgtgcatctcatttaaagtttgttttacttctaaaatttaaaatctacaataaaaattaaaatttctatgctcatttgacctacttaaattatccaagttaagttggtcatctaaaccttcattaaaaagttaatgaaaatacctcttccaccgctcttttatttctttatcgtttactaatactctattacattcatctttaatacattttatttggctaagatctcttgttttcctttctctcactttagatattctataaatatctctttccccttcttttgtatctaatttttaatataatcgttcaaaagtttcattttttgcttcactcactactttcttaacttctttcttgactattgtatatttttttattataagctatttgtttttccttcactttctcttatactttctcattccaccaccaagattctttacttagtggtgcatgccaAAATTTCCAAAATAAAGATTTCAAAATCCAACTTTTAATTTGGCATACTTTGGAAAATGATGAGCATATTTGACAAATCATATAAAATCCAacatttttaaagttttgaagtgAAAATTTGAAAGTCAAAAGTCAACTATAAAATTCCAACAATTCcaaatacttgaaaaattaaagGATCAACTAAGAATCTTTATGAGCAATTTATATTTCACATGTGAGTCTTGATCAGtttttatattttctatttaagTATTTTATGCTTCCTATGTGAGTCTTGATGAGTCTTTATATTTACTAAGTATCTTTACAAGTCTTTTATGTTTCTTATGTGAGTCTTTTATGATTTTTACGAGTCCATCTACTAGTATAAATATTTATGTTGTATTAGTAGGATATGAAATAGAAATAGAGTTTTGAGGATTCTTTTAGGTTGTGAGATGCAATCTCCTTATGGTGTGATGCCAAGGAATCCTTAGGTGTGATACTTAAGTTTCTACAATCTTTCTACACTTTTTCACCATTTAATTTCAGATTTCTAGCCCACAAACCTTCTTATAGGATTCAATTTCTCTTCTTGTGTTGCATTACAATTCTTAACTAATAAGCACTTTAGTTTTTTCATGACAGGATAGGAATAAAAACAATTAAACCTTAACTACGGATTAGCACTTTAAATGAACTTAGTCAAGCTTAATTAGCGAACATAAAGATATGATAATAGTGACTTTTACCAAGGTGTCATAACTTCCATCAAGATTCTTGACAATTTCTCATTTCATAGGTGTGAAACCAAGCTAATAGGTTTTGAGAAAAAGTATTGCTAGGATGTCATCATATAACTAAGACTAACAAAGGAGAAATATTTATTATGAAACATAAAACCTAGTATAAACTCATGTAACTGAAAATGCAAGTGAACCAATTTCCAAATGATCACTTGAAGATGTATGAAGTCtcaaaaaaataatgataataaacAATAAAAAATGCCAGAGTCAACTTAGtaaaaaactaaaaatagaaTTAGAGGTTTCAAATGGATATGTTTCACCCCACTTGAATGATAAATTTTTTGCAATTTAGAAACAACTGATAAGATGAAATATAGAACCAAATATTTCCAAGTTATTCATTTTATATGATAATCAAATTAAGACCTACCTCGTTTAAAGAAGAATCATCAGAAAAGGAATCACATTCATCATCATGTCTCCTTTTGCTAGGTAGGGCATCTAAAAGCTCTGATAATTGAAATATGTATTATCAACTTGATACCAACTCTTTGACATACAAAAGTATTCAATATACACAGCAAGGCTAACACACCTCTATGACCCTTCACAAGTTTGGGATCCTTCTTTTCCTTTGAAATCCCAAAAACATCAAAGCAGAGATCACGCATAGAAGTTGAAACCTATAACAGGTGAAAAAAGCATATATACAATACAACTGAAAgagaaaaattatacaaaattgatatttaatggatgGCATCTCGCTTACAGTAGAAAACTCAGTTTCAGATGTGCCAGATAACTCTATCAACCTCATCTTGTCAACCTTCAGCTgtcaaacacaaaaaaaaaaaaaacttataaacAAATATGCAGAAGAAAAACAAGGAACATACATTGTGTTACCTTATGTCTTTTAGCACACAAATAGAAGGCAACTGCTGTAAATACTGGACGATTAAAATTAGTGGTTGCTCGACGAGAAGGTGGGAGCACTGCCAAAAACCGGTCCTTGTAGCTATAGAATAACAGTATAAGGATATGGTCAAGGGAAGATTGAGCAGCTAGCTTTCCATTACAAGCTTGCTATTAATAACCATATGAACAAATAGattgtgaaaataaaaatatctaaataaaattttacaagtctCTTTGACATTCTTAAAAAAAGTGAACAAATTCAAGTTAGAGGATCTATATAGAATAGTTCATATAAAGCAGTGGTCTCTTTCAACCTGTTGACAGTATACTTGTCTCCTTAGTACGATCCCAACATCAGAGTGTTTGAGCGTTTTAAATGAACAAAATATCTAATGTTTGAGTCTTGGgactaatcaaatttaaattcatttCAAGCTAATCCAATGATTCCAGACTCAATAAACGAGTAAAAAAGTTTAGAAGAAGACAGAAGCTCAAGATTAAGCAAAGCTAAAAAGaaaggtttcaagaaaattaaaaaaaaaaaataagatagaTGCTAAGAATTTGCGAGAAATCAACTGAGTAAAGTTGCTTAAGGAGAATAGGATAAATGAGGGGGAAAAAAGGTAATTAGAATGATTATATTTGTTACTTCAACAGAGTTGGAGAGAATGCAGAAAGAATTCAGATCTTACAGAGACAAACCCTTCTGTACAAATGGAATGAGCCTAACACAACCAAACTGAATAGCAAGCTGCCGAACATCCAAACTTGGCCTAAAAGAAAGCACACGTGAATATCTGAGCGATTTGCAAAAGGATAATGAATGTAATGGGTataaaatttgaaagaaaccCACTTGATGTCAATTCCATTCTGCATGGCATTAAGCGATCTCATGTAAGCCTTTTCTGACATCCCACTCATCTTTATTGCACTTTGCCGATCAAATACCATGTCAAACCTATAATTTCCGATCAAGAAGGATTATGTTTGGTACCGAGGTAACAGAAGGTGAATGGAACAAACAGATGAGGAGCCATGTAGATACCTCGATGCCGCGAGCTCCAAACAGATGATAGCCTTGGTGACCTCGCCCTGTGGGGAAAACAACAATCTATTAGATATAAAGGAGATGGAGTAAGGGAAGAGGGGAGATCATACGACGCCGATGACGGAGGAATGAAATTGGACGTCGGAGAGGCGGCGAAGCTCGTCGGCCTTACGGATCAGGTGCTTGGAACTTGGGAGTCCAAGCTTGGAAGCGATAGCGGAGAAATCCATGGCGACGTGAGGTGAGAAGAAGTGAGAGATGGGAAGGGCATTTGAGGCGAGGAGCAAAGGCGCTAAATGGGTATTTGGCGGGGAAGCGTAGCGGGAAGGCATGGCCAAATATTTGGCGCCAGAGACGCCAATATTATTGATTTGGGTTAATGGGTTGTATAACGGGTTCAATGTGAAACCCATTAAAGTAAATTAGTCGAGTAAATTTTTATAACGAATTTAGTTAgactaagggggtgtttggtttaagGGAATAGGAGTGGGAAATGGAAATggtaatcattgattgtcattgttaatgtttagaTTATAGAAATaggaataggaataggaataaaaataagagaatgaatccttgaaattgggtaataactcattctcatgtacctcTCCTTCGATGAgttattaccctattttcatcaatcaaaatattcccttattccaaaaatacccttgacctaaaactaaaattttctcccttaatatcaaaatatatttatttattttttctttcatatcac is drawn from Zingiber officinale cultivar Zhangliang chromosome 1B, Zo_v1.1, whole genome shotgun sequence and contains these coding sequences:
- the LOC121969438 gene encoding origin of replication complex subunit 6-like, encoding MDFSAIASKLGLPSSKHLIRKADELRRLSDVQFHSSVIGVGEVTKAIICLELAASRFDMVFDRQSAIKMSGMSEKAYMRSLNAMQNGIDIKPSLDVRQLAIQFGCVRLIPFVQKGLSLYKDRFLAVLPPSRRATTNFNRPVFTAVAFYLCAKRHKLKVDKMRLIELSGTSETEFSTVSTSMRDLCFDVFGISKEKKDPKLVKGHRELLDALPSKRRHDDECDSFSDDSSLNELSSYKRHKKMEKESYEKWKVSVISSNKKEKTASLKGKKQAKLNFTAKSPTSVTLEAM